A DNA window from Syngnathus typhle isolate RoL2023-S1 ecotype Sweden linkage group LG2, RoL_Styp_1.0, whole genome shotgun sequence contains the following coding sequences:
- the LOC133145621 gene encoding uncharacterized protein K02A2.6-like, protein MAQYQVMPPEKFTFKAEDWPKWIKRFERFRIASGLETQAEENQVNALIYSMGEEAEDILVSLHLTPEQMSEYGRVTQRLDAHFVARRNIIFERAKFNQRQQEIGESADSFITALHCLAEHCGYGQLHDEMVRDRLVVGLRDKRLSELLQLDPELTLEKAVTKAKQSEMVKKQQEMLKTNFKGDVVNTHLDSVRIKPQGGARPKQNKMQWKPGFSTKAKPCTRCGDTKGHAYQQCPAKDASCNNCKKKGHFARMCRSTKMYEVNLERLEDFSSEDISFLGSLACESSDPWMTEIEMDKSNAVFKIDTGADVTAVPAGMYVKGQFKELKQTRKVLMGPGRSQLKVKGKFSATLKRRDKSIMEDIYVVEGLSTALLSRQAATALQLVARLDTATLDNKETIKQEFPELFTGLGIMKGEYHIVLKPEAQPFSVSTPRRISIPLLPKVKEELSRMEQQGVISKVEQPTEWCAPMVVVPKPARDRVRICSDLTQLNKSVLRERHQLPSVENTLGQLSGAKVFSKLDANAGFWQIPLSKDSSLLTTFITPFGRYCYNRLCFGLSSAPEHFQKRMQQILEGLEGVVCQMDDVLIWGVDQIEHDKRLREALTRLRDAGVTLNDKCEFSKTKIKFLGQIIQATGVSPDPEKLNAVKAMKEPTNISEVRRFLGMANHLGKFLPHLAEKTRPLRDLLRKTNMWSWGPQQIQAFESIKIDLTTPPGLALYDPSADTLVSADSSSYGLGAVLLQKTSSMDWKPVAYASRALSTTEQRYAQIEKEALATTWACERFAEFLIGKDFHIQTDHKPLVPLLGARNLDELPPRIQRLKMRLMRFSFTISHVAGKEIATADVLSRAPVTSSEDRLREEEINLYADAVVDSLPATEKRLKEIQSHQDKDDILRQLKQFCVSGWPDKFSIEKTFMPYFPFAGELTVQNGLLLLGCRLVIPKTLRDDMLNKLHEGHLGITKCRERAKQSVWWPGLSKDLKQLIEKCDTCARERVNNRETMLGTEFPSRPWCTVGVDLFQFGKNQYLAVVDYFSRFCEVAKLSCTTSDAVITHCKSIFARHGIPEVVRSDNGPQFASEEFRRFARMWGFSHVTSSPHFPQSNGEVERAIRTVKSLLKKSSDPYLALMAYRAAPLANGCSPTELLMGRKIRTTVPVIPSQLDPKGADLEDVKRKEQSYRQKQKLNFDKRHRAHTLPALQPGDHVWVKDMQQRGTVVSTANTPRSYIVETSGGNLRRNRYHLSRTPVAPEPHITVPDMGESNSTETLKGPVSPVVLSGSPESERRYPSRVGKTPEYLKDYVT, encoded by the coding sequence ATGGCGCAATATCAAGTAATGCCACCGGAAAAATTCACGTTCAAGGCAGAAGACTGGCCCAAATGGATAAAACGCTTTGAGAGGTTTCGCATCGCATCAGGTTTGGAAACTCAAGCGGAGGAGAACCAAGTGAATGCACTAATCTACAGTATGGGAGAAGAAGCGGAGGACATTTTGGTTTCCCTCCACCTCACCCCAGAACAAATGAGTGAGTACGGCAGAGTCACGCAGAGACTGGATGCTCACTTTGTAGCTCGGAGAAATATAATTTTTGAAAGAGCTAAGTTTAATCAGCGGCAGCAAGAGATAGGCGAGTCGGCAGACAGCTTTATCACCGCGCTTCATTGTTTAGCTGAACACTGTGGATATGGACAACTACACGATGAGATGGTCAGAGATAGGCTTGTAGTTGGACTTCGAGACAAGCGTTTGTCAGAACTGTTGCAACTGGATCCAGAACTTACATTAGAAAAAGCAGTTACAAAAGCCAAACAGAGTGAAATggtcaagaaacaacaagaaatgcTGAAAACGAACTTCAAGGGAGACGTCGTTAATACTCACCTTGATAGTGTACGCATcaaaccacaagggggcgccagacccaaacaaaacaaaatgcagtggAAACCAGGATTTTCCACCAAAGCCAAACCATGCACAAGATGTGGAGACACAAAAGGTCACGCTTATCAGCAATGCCCGGCTAAAGATGCCTCATGCAATAATTGCAAGAAGAAGGGACATTTTGCTAGAATGTGCAGGTCCACGAAAATGTATGAGGTCAATCTAGAAAGATTAGAGGATTTTTCTTCAgaggatatttcatttttgggttcattggcttGTGAATCTTCAGATCCGTGGATgacagaaatagaaatggaCAAGTCTAACGCTGTGTTTAAAATTGACACAGGCGCGGATGTGACAGCAGTTCCAGCTGGCATGTATGTAAAAGGACAATTCAAAGAACTAAAGCAAACCAGAAAAGTGCTGATGGGGCCAGGCAGGTCGCAGTTAAAGGTTAAAGGCAAGTTTTCGGCGACTCTCAAAAGAAGAGACAAAAGCATAATGGAGGACATTTATGTGGTTGAAGGACTAAGTACAGCTTTACTGAGCAGACAAGCAGCCACTGCATTACAGCTAGTGGCTAGGCTTGATACAGCTACTTTGGACAATAAAGAGACAATCAAGCAGGAATTTCCAGAGCTATTCACAGGGCTTGGAATCATGAAAGGAGAATACCATATTGTACTTAAACCAGAAGCACAACCATTCTCCGTTTCAACTCCACGACGCATTTCTATCCCTTTACTGCCAAAGGTTAAAGAGGAACTTTCTCGTATGGAGCAACAAGGAGTCATCTCCAAGGTGGAGCAGCCTACAGAATGGTGTGCACCTATGGTGGTGGTTCCCAAGCCCGCACGTGACAGAGTGAGAATATGTTCAGACCTCACTCAACTAAATAAGTCTGTTTTGAGAGAAAGGCACCAGCTACCTTCAGTTGAAAACACGCTTGGACAGCTTTCAGGTGCCAAGGTCTTTTCAAAACTAGATGCCAATGCAGGTTTCTGGCAGATTCCTCTTTCAAAAGACTCATCACTGCTCACAACCTTTATCACTCCTTTTGGTCGCTATTGCTACAATCGACTGTGCTTTGGACTATCTTCAGCACCAGAACACTTTCAGAAACGCATGCAGCAAATCCTAGAAGGCCTGGAGGGAGTGGTGTGTCAGATGGATGACGTCCTCATCTGGGGAGTGGATCAGATAGAGCACGACAAAAGACTGAGGGAAGCTCTCACACGTCTACGGGACGCGGGCGTGACACTTAATGATAAGTGTGAGTTTTCAAAGACTAAAATCAAGTTCCTGGGTCAGATCATTCAGGCAACTGGAGTTAGCCCCGACCCAGAGAAATTAAATGCGGTGAAAGCCATGAAGGAACCGACCAACATTTCCGAGGTGAGAAGATTTCTGGGAATGGCAAATCACTTGGGAAAGTTTTTGCCACACTTAGCAGAAAAGACACGTCCACTCAGAGATctgttaagaaaaacaaacatgtggtcATGGGGACCTCAGCAGATTCAGGCTTTTGAAAGCATAAAAATAGACTTGACAACACCTCCTGGGCTGGCATTGTATGATCCTTCAGCTGATACGCTAGTCTCAGCAGATTCATCTTCTTATGGACTGGGTGCTGTATTGTTGCAGAAAACAAGCAGTATGGACTGGAAACCAGTGGCGTATGCATCACGCGCATTGAGCACCACCGAGCAGCGCTACGCGCAAATTGAGAAGGAAGCGCTAGCCACAACGTGGGCATGTGAGAGGTTTGCAGAGTTTTTGATTGGAAAGGACTTTCACATTCAAACTGACCACAAACCTCTAGTCCCTCTGCTGGGCGCGAGAAATCTGGACGAACTACCTCCACGTATACAACGCCTGAAAATGCGTCTCATGAGATTTTCATTCACCATATCCCATGTGGCGGGCAAAGAAATCGCAACGGCTGATGTTCTATCAAGAGCACCGGTGACGTCTTCGGAGGACAGATTACGGGAGGAGGAGATCAACCTCTACGCCGACGCCGTAGTGGACAGCCTCCCTGCAACTGAGAAGAGACTTAAAGAGATTCAGTCTCATCAggacaaagatgacattttgcgACAGCTTAAGCAGTTCTGTGTAAGTGGTTGGCCAGACAAGTTTTCGATTGAAAAGACTTTTATGCCATATTTCCCTTTTGCAGGTGAACTGACTGTTCAGAATGGGTTGTTGTTATTAGGCTGTAGGCTGGTCATTCCAAAAACACTCAGAGATGACATGCTAAACAAACTTCACGAAGGTCACTTAGGAATTACCAAGTGCAGGGAACGTGCTAAACAATCTGTGTGGTGGCCAGGTCTTAGCAAAGATTTAAAGCAACTCATTGAGAAGTGTGACACATGTGCCCGTGAGCGAGTTAACAACAGAGAGACAATGTTAGGAACTGAGTTTCCTTCAAGACCATGGTGTACAGTCGGGGTAGATTTGTTTCAGTTCGGTAAAAACCAGTATCTTGCGGTTGTAGATTACTTTTCACGGTTTTGTGAGGTAGCCAAGCTTTCGTGTACAACTTCGGACGCTGTGATTACCCACTGTAAATCTATTTTTGCTCGACATGGTATCCCTGAGGTTGTACGCTCAGATAATGGTCCGCAATTTGCATCTGAAGAGTTCAGAAGGTTTGCACGGATGTGGGGGTTTTCACATGTCACATCCAGTCCACATTTCCCACAGAGTAATGGGGAGGTGGAGCGGGCAATAAGGACTGTCAAAAGTCTACTAAAAAAGTCCAGTGATCCCTACTTAGCTTTAATGGCTTACCGTGCCGCACCTTTAGCAAATGGTTGTAGTCCAACTGAACTGCTAATGGGGCGTAAAATACGTACTACTGTTCCGGTCATTCCCTCTCAGCTAGATCCGAAAGGAGCGGATTTGGAAGATGTGAAGAGGAAGGAGCAGAgctacagacaaaaacaaaaactgaattttgacaAACGACATAGAGCTCACACATTGCCTGCCTTACAACCTGGAGACCATGTGTGGGTCAAGGACATGCAACAGAGAGGTACTGTAGTGTCCACAGCGAACACACCAAGATCCTACATCGTCGAAACATCTGGGGGAAATCTCCGGCGAAACAGGTATCATCTCTCACGCACACCTGTGGCTCCAGAACCACACATCACTGTCCCTGATATGGGGGAAAGCAACTCTACAGAGACTCTGAAAGGACCGGTCTCTCCTGTTGTACTCTCTGGTTCACCAGAATCTGAGAGACGCTATCCTTCTCGCGTCGGGAAGACCCCAGAGTACCTTAAAGATTATGTTACTTGA